In Phragmites australis chromosome 18, lpPhrAust1.1, whole genome shotgun sequence, the genomic window tatttttcacatagTTACAGAGAACAATTGCATTCTTACTAGAGTAATAGATCTCGCTACAAGTTCCAAATGTGCTAGAAGGTGAACCAAATCAAAAGCTAAAGTGGAAGCACCCAACCACCATACCACCTAACTAAACCGCTACTACTGCCAATCATCAGTTCATCACCAATCAGCAAACACAAGTCAAACCAAACACATACAGAGAACAGGCTGATAGCTCAGTAGTAGGAACGGTTGATGTTTTCTACCTATGAGCGTTTGAGATCGAGGCTTGATGCTCGTGCCTCACAATTAGATTTTTTCCGAACAGTCTCAAGTACTTGTGGATCATTATAAAGACATGATGTGTCTTTATTTGCGGAACCTGAGATTTTATAAATCTCTttagtatatatatttatagttatAAATCTAGTGTGCGTACACGATGTATTCTTTGTTTGCGGAATCTGAGATTTTATAAATCTCTTTAGTAGATATATTTATAGATTATAAATTTAGCGTGTGTCTTAGTGTGTGTCTATATGTGTAGAATATAATATGGACAATCTTAAGTATCTGTGGATCACAATTAAAACACAATATGCCCGTTGTTTGTGAATCTAAGACTTTGTAAATCTTGTGTAAAATATAATGTATGTTTAAACATGAGTACAAATAATACAACTGGTACCCGGTGtttgcttaaaaaaaactagagagaGATAGCCTCACCGTTGATCCACCCATCCACCTTATAAGACCGAGTCTACTCACTCCGTCGTCACTTCGTCACAATTGACAAATCCACGGCGGCAGCGAGCAGAGCACTGCAGCGACTCTCCTGTCTCTCCCTCCTCCGTCCCAATCgtatattctttttcttctccccccccccccccccccggataCCAAGAAGCAAGCGCCCGACGGTGGACGGCGACacgttgctgctgctgcctctAGAGGAGGGCCCCTACGACCACCAGGagcgccgggaggaggaggcggacaCCACCGGGCGCTGGGGCCTGTGCCGCATGCCGCTTTGGGGGACAGCGtccgcgccgccggccgccgagggctccggctcccgcgcgccGTCTGGCTCCGGCGGTGGTGGCGCCAAGGTGATCCGGTCGCTGCtgcccagccgccgccgcctgcgccTCGACCCGCCCGCCAAGCTCTACTTCCCATGTACGCACGCAGTCACGCACGGTGTTATTGTTCTTGTTATCGTTCTACTGCTACTTGATTAATTTCTCGGCGGCTGGTCCTCCGAAAAGGTCGCTCCTTTCAATTGTTTCTGCCTCTCCTTGTGTTTTGGATTGGAGCTGCCTCTCCCTTTGCTACACGAGTTACTGATTATGTTCGAGGCGTTGCCTTTGGTGTTCGTAttatgtttggttttgtttgttCGATTTTTTATTCCCATAAATCTCTCTTTGTTTCTTCTGCGAAACATCTGTTCGAATTTCTGTTTGTGTAGGAAAAAAAGAGGATTTTTATAAACGAATTTCTGTACGACTATTCATTAACCTGTGTATCCCATAGATTAAATCGATGGATAGTAAAGGGCGTGCCAAATATTCAGTTTATTAGGAAAGAAGTTGTTCATTCATCCGATTTATTCGCCTAATTCGGCTTCTAATTTTGATTGGTAAAGACGAACCTGGGAAGCAAGTCCGGAGCGCGGTTAGGATCAAGAACATCAGCAAGTCCCATGTGGCCTTCAAGGTAACAGACAATTGTCTCTTTATCAACTCTGCAAGTTGATTCTGTTATTGTTTGATGCTATGCTAATGGTTTCGCAAATTTTCCAAGCAATCTGTTCCTAGGTAGGTTAGCCCTAACTGCAAGTAGTACAATAATTTAGCCCCTCAGCTGCACAATACCTATCATCAAGACACTAATTTTAGGCATGTTTTCTGTTCCAGTTCCAAACGACAGCACCAAAGAGTTGTTTCATGAGGCCTCCCGGGGGCATACTTGCTCCAGGAGAAAGCATCATAGCAACAGGTAATTCGAGGCCGATGAATATTATCCATAATTGCGGTGTCCTCCGATTGTAACAACCTGACCTGTGCATTGAATGACAGTGTTCAAGTTTGTGGAGCATCCAGAGAATAACGAGAAACCGTTAGAGCAGAAGTGCAAGGTTAAGTTCAAGATTGTCAGCCTTAAAGTCAAAGGGCCTACGGAGTATGTCCCTGAATTGGTAAATCCTTTCTCTCCAGCATCCATGACAGGCTTAGTGTGTCCAGTTTAATTGTTGGAAACCTCCACTTACTCATCTCCATTCGAATCAGTGGGTGAGCTGAA contains:
- the LOC133899393 gene encoding vesicle-associated protein 4-1-like is translated as MPLWGTASAPPAAEGSGSRAPSGSGGGGAKVIRSLLPSRRRLRLDPPAKLYFPYEPGKQVRSAVRIKNISKSHVAFKFQTTAPKSCFMRPPGGILAPGESIIATVFKFVEHPENNEKPLEQKCKVKFKIVSLKVKGPTEYVPELFDEQKDQVAIEQILRVVFLDADRPSPQMDKLKRQLAEAEAALEARKKPPEDNGPRIVGEGLVIDEWKERRERYLARQQIEGVDSV